From a single Arthrobacter sp. SLBN-112 genomic region:
- a CDS encoding thiolase family protein, protein MPEAFLVGGVRTPVGRYGGALASVRPDDLAALVLHTAVARAGVDPAMLDEVILGCVNQAGEDNRNVARMAALLAGFPHAVPAVTVNRLCASGLTAVSMAAQSVRNGDADIVLAGGVESMTRAPWVMAKPGKPYAKPGELADTSIGARFVNPRMESGALFSMPETAEEVAGRENISRADADGFALRSHSLAVAAIDAGRFTDEIVPVPVKGSRGETKVVDTDEGPRRGSTAESLAALQPIVTAGGVVTAGNSSSLNDGASAVLVASGEAVERHGLTPRARIITSQAAGVAPEVMGIGPVPATQKALDKAGWSLADVGAIELNEAFAAQALACMRLLGMDAGIVNNDGGAIALGHPLGSSGSRILITLLGRMERENANRGLATMCVGLGQGVAMLLERV, encoded by the coding sequence ATGCCCGAGGCATTCCTGGTCGGCGGCGTCCGCACCCCGGTAGGCCGTTACGGCGGCGCGCTCGCCTCAGTGCGGCCCGACGACTTGGCCGCACTGGTGCTGCACACCGCCGTCGCACGGGCCGGCGTCGACCCTGCCATGCTCGACGAAGTCATCCTGGGCTGTGTGAACCAGGCCGGGGAAGATAACCGCAACGTTGCGCGGATGGCCGCGTTGCTGGCCGGGTTCCCCCACGCAGTCCCGGCGGTGACAGTCAACAGGCTGTGCGCCTCGGGCCTGACCGCTGTCAGCATGGCGGCGCAGTCGGTGCGCAACGGTGACGCCGACATTGTGCTGGCTGGCGGCGTGGAATCGATGACCCGCGCCCCCTGGGTAATGGCCAAGCCCGGGAAACCCTATGCCAAACCGGGGGAACTCGCGGACACCTCAATCGGTGCGCGGTTCGTTAACCCGCGGATGGAATCCGGCGCGCTGTTCTCCATGCCGGAGACGGCCGAAGAAGTGGCCGGCCGGGAAAACATTTCCCGCGCCGACGCGGACGGGTTTGCGCTGCGCTCGCATTCCCTGGCTGTGGCGGCGATTGATGCGGGCCGGTTCACTGACGAGATAGTTCCTGTTCCGGTCAAGGGCAGCCGGGGGGAAACCAAGGTGGTGGACACGGATGAGGGACCCAGGCGCGGGTCAACGGCGGAATCCCTCGCCGCCCTCCAGCCGATCGTGACGGCCGGTGGAGTGGTCACGGCCGGCAACTCCAGTTCCCTTAACGACGGCGCCTCCGCTGTGTTGGTCGCCAGCGGCGAGGCGGTGGAGCGGCACGGCCTCACCCCGAGGGCGCGCATCATCACCAGCCAGGCTGCCGGTGTCGCCCCGGAGGTGATGGGCATCGGCCCGGTACCTGCGACCCAAAAGGCGCTGGACAAGGCCGGTTGGAGTCTGGCTGATGTGGGCGCGATCGAACTGAACGAGGCGTTTGCGGCGCAGGCTCTGGCCTGCATGCGGCTGCTCGGCATGGATGCGGGAATCGTCAACAACGACGGCGGCGCGATCGCTTTGGGGCATCCCTTGGGCTCCTCCGGATCAAGGATCCTGATCACGCTGCTGGGCCGAATGGAACGCGAAAACGCCAACCGCGGCCTGGCCACTATGTGCGTAGGGCTGGGCCAGGGCGTCGCCATGCTGCTCGAAAGGGTTTAG
- a CDS encoding MaoC family dehydratase, whose product MRIFKDAAELAGMTGQEIGVSGWHCLDQAQIQAFADATLDQQWIHTDPERAAGGPFGATVAHGYLSLSMLPYLAGQVYRVEGASMIINYGLNKVRFPAPARANSRIRDRLTLASVSETANGRQLQFHHVIELEGSQKPACIAETVSLLRS is encoded by the coding sequence ATGAGAATCTTCAAAGACGCCGCAGAGCTGGCCGGCATGACCGGGCAGGAAATCGGGGTGAGCGGATGGCATTGCCTGGACCAGGCCCAGATCCAGGCTTTCGCGGACGCCACGTTGGACCAACAGTGGATCCACACGGACCCGGAGCGGGCAGCCGGCGGCCCGTTCGGCGCTACCGTCGCCCATGGCTACCTCAGCTTGTCCATGCTCCCGTACCTGGCGGGCCAGGTGTACCGGGTTGAAGGGGCCTCGATGATCATCAACTACGGCCTGAACAAGGTCAGGTTCCCGGCGCCGGCCAGGGCCAACTCACGCATCCGTGACCGGCTGACGCTGGCCTCGGTGAGTGAGACAGCCAATGGCCGGCAGCTGCAGTTCCATCACGTGATCGAGCTGGAAGGCTCGCAAAAGCCTGCCTGCATCGCAGAGACTGTCTCCCTGCTTCGGAGCTGA
- a CDS encoding MFS transporter, which yields MVNDNPNLKYATADPEGVAAELEVTPAELRRTSISSFLGSALEYMDFTLYTLAAALVFGPLFFPNTDPAMALLASFAAFGSGFLVRPLGGIYFGYLGDKYGRKSVLVITVGMMGIATLGMGLLPTFAQIGVVAPILLVLLRLIQGFGAGAELSGASLLLVESAPSGKRGFYGAVVALGTATGVLLASGLWLLLSQMPKEEFLAWGWRLPFLLSVGTTLVALYLRRSVSESPVFEVIKARRAAARLEAKQQSVWRDVADSKKAFLVSLGIKLGENGSVYLVKGFLIGWTVSVVKMDANLVTAGVTLGSVLGVLTVLLTGKLTDRFGRRKVWLWLSGFQFAFTIPAMLMIETRNPVLVALVFVIFVGGPLPNLYGVESTWLVEMFGSKRRFSFMTTVKEIGAVLSGGLGPILAATVVAAAGPGWIPVAAILMAYAAIGIAAGFFAPETRGRDLNAEADAF from the coding sequence ATGGTCAACGATAACCCAAACCTGAAATACGCCACCGCTGACCCGGAGGGCGTGGCAGCGGAGCTGGAGGTGACGCCGGCTGAACTGCGTCGCACCTCCATTTCGTCCTTCCTTGGTTCTGCCCTGGAATACATGGACTTCACGCTTTATACCCTGGCGGCGGCGCTGGTCTTCGGGCCGCTCTTCTTCCCCAACACGGATCCGGCAATGGCGCTGCTGGCCAGCTTTGCCGCCTTTGGTTCCGGGTTCCTCGTCCGGCCACTGGGCGGGATCTACTTCGGCTACCTTGGCGACAAATACGGGCGGAAATCAGTCCTGGTCATCACCGTAGGGATGATGGGGATCGCCACCCTGGGAATGGGGCTGTTGCCCACATTTGCCCAGATCGGGGTAGTCGCTCCAATCCTCCTGGTGCTCTTGCGGCTAATCCAGGGTTTCGGCGCGGGCGCCGAACTCTCCGGGGCCTCGCTGCTGCTGGTGGAATCCGCCCCTTCCGGCAAGCGCGGTTTCTATGGGGCCGTGGTGGCACTGGGAACGGCGACCGGTGTGCTCCTGGCGAGCGGACTGTGGCTGCTGCTCTCGCAGATGCCGAAGGAGGAATTCCTCGCGTGGGGCTGGCGCCTTCCCTTCCTGCTGAGTGTCGGTACCACCCTCGTGGCGCTGTACCTTCGGCGCAGCGTGAGCGAATCACCGGTTTTCGAGGTGATCAAGGCGCGGCGTGCGGCGGCGCGGCTGGAGGCCAAGCAACAAAGCGTCTGGCGTGACGTTGCGGATTCCAAGAAGGCCTTCCTCGTCTCACTGGGCATCAAACTCGGCGAAAACGGTTCGGTCTACCTCGTGAAGGGCTTCCTCATCGGCTGGACGGTGTCGGTGGTGAAAATGGATGCAAACCTGGTGACTGCCGGCGTCACGCTTGGCTCCGTTTTGGGCGTGCTCACGGTCCTGCTGACCGGAAAGCTCACTGACCGGTTCGGTCGGCGCAAGGTATGGCTCTGGCTCTCCGGGTTCCAGTTCGCCTTCACGATCCCCGCGATGCTGATGATCGAAACACGCAACCCCGTGCTTGTGGCCCTGGTCTTCGTCATCTTCGTTGGCGGCCCGCTGCCCAACTTGTATGGCGTTGAGTCAACCTGGCTGGTGGAGATGTTCGGTTCCAAACGCCGCTTTTCCTTCATGACCACTGTCAAGGAAATCGGCGCCGTCCTGTCCGGCGGCCTGGGCCCCATCCTCGCCGCCACCGTCGTTGCTGCGGCTGGGCCGGGCTGGATACCGGTTGCCGCAATCCTCATGGCTTATGCCGCGATTGGCATTGCGGCCGGCTTCTTCGCTCCGGAAACGAGGGGCCGGGACCTTAATGCGGAGGCCGACGCCTTCTAG